A part of Gemmatimonas groenlandica genomic DNA contains:
- a CDS encoding DUF983 domain-containing protein: METEAGLELASVGRALRLFTRALRLHCPHCGRGPVLDHLITLRVKCGTCGLRLQRGEHDAFTGSMFVLFTLVGLVNYAFLAITLLVTDVVPWDLLEYGLPTLTLALVVVGFPFSKLLWLAFDLMLRPVTAAELTWHQAAEVEFEVDLLGSRRESIDRLAMPHVAGDARTETARKDTAR, encoded by the coding sequence ATGGAGACGGAGGCGGGCTTAGAGCTTGCGTCCGTGGGGCGGGCCCTTCGTTTGTTTACGCGCGCGCTGCGGTTGCACTGTCCCCATTGTGGGCGGGGGCCTGTGCTCGATCATCTGATTACTCTGCGCGTGAAATGCGGCACCTGTGGGCTCCGGCTGCAGCGCGGCGAACATGACGCGTTCACGGGGTCAATGTTCGTGTTGTTTACGTTGGTCGGATTGGTGAACTACGCGTTCCTGGCGATCACGCTCTTGGTCACGGACGTGGTGCCGTGGGATCTGCTGGAGTACGGGCTGCCAACACTCACGCTGGCGTTGGTTGTCGTCGGATTCCCGTTCTCGAAGCTCCTATGGCTCGCGTTCGACTTAATGCTCCGGCCCGTTACTGCTGCTGAGCTGACGTGGCATCAGGCGGCCGAGGTTGAATTCGAAGTTGATCTCCTCGGTTCGCGTCGTGAGTCAATAGACAGACTAGCCATGCCGCACGTCGCAGGGGATGCACGGACGGAGACGGCACGAAAGGACACAGCCCGATGA
- a CDS encoding ATP-binding protein, protein MSSRPDREVGVAVDIAERQLMESRLRQTQKMEAMGRLAGGIAHDFNNLLTVIGSSAMFLQQCLPPEMYAALDDARQIEVAVERAALLTRQLLRFSREQLPLSELVVIDALVENTEPLLRRLVGSHIEVAALAGAPGVGVLADQGQLVQVLLNLAANARDAMPEGGVLTLETAIRAVDGAMADRMQLPRAGEYVELSVSDTGMGMDDATLARAFDAFYTTKAAERGTGLGLATVRSIVTGMHGAVTAVSRKGIGSIFKALLPAQSGRISADTGTPSPVRGQGETIVVVEDEGYARVALSRMLTHLGYVVLSARHGRDAVRIWEDAGGPAGRVDLVVTDVVMPELTGPALADELRARHPHQALLFVTGYTGREMDEAHDHRDIRTLSKPLSVGTLSQAVRREIRRMNAAA, encoded by the coding sequence ATGAGTAGTCGGCCGGACCGCGAGGTTGGTGTTGCTGTGGACATAGCGGAACGACAGTTGATGGAATCGCGACTGCGCCAAACGCAGAAGATGGAGGCGATGGGGCGCCTCGCCGGCGGTATCGCGCATGACTTCAACAACTTGCTGACGGTGATTGGCTCCAGCGCGATGTTTTTGCAACAATGCCTGCCGCCAGAGATGTACGCGGCGCTTGATGATGCCCGTCAGATCGAAGTGGCCGTGGAACGCGCAGCGCTGCTGACACGGCAGCTGTTGCGCTTCAGTCGTGAACAACTCCCCCTCTCCGAGCTCGTTGTCATCGACGCTCTCGTTGAGAATACGGAGCCGCTACTAAGGCGACTCGTTGGCAGTCACATCGAAGTCGCAGCGCTGGCTGGAGCGCCGGGAGTAGGCGTGCTCGCGGATCAGGGGCAACTCGTGCAGGTCCTCTTGAACCTTGCAGCGAATGCGCGCGACGCGATGCCGGAGGGCGGAGTGTTGACGCTCGAGACGGCAATACGCGCCGTCGACGGTGCGATGGCGGATCGGATGCAACTTCCAAGGGCGGGCGAGTACGTCGAGCTCTCGGTGAGCGATACGGGTATGGGGATGGACGACGCCACGTTGGCGCGCGCCTTCGACGCCTTCTACACCACGAAGGCAGCTGAACGTGGAACCGGCCTGGGTCTCGCGACAGTACGCAGCATCGTGACCGGAATGCACGGCGCTGTTACTGCGGTCAGCCGCAAGGGGATTGGCTCGATCTTCAAAGCGCTCTTACCCGCGCAGTCAGGTCGCATCAGCGCGGACACCGGCACACCAAGTCCGGTGCGGGGACAGGGCGAAACCATCGTGGTTGTGGAGGACGAGGGGTATGCACGAGTCGCTCTCAGCCGCATGCTGACGCACCTCGGATACGTCGTGCTATCGGCCAGACACGGGCGGGATGCCGTGCGAATCTGGGAGGACGCAGGCGGTCCTGCGGGACGTGTGGATCTCGTCGTGACAGACGTCGTGATGCCGGAGCTCACGGGGCCGGCGCTGGCCGATGAGTTACGTGCGCGTCATCCACATCAGGCGCTGCTGTTCGTCACCGGCTATACCGGCCGTGAAATGGATGAAGCGCACGACCATCGCGACATCCGCACGTTAAGCAAGCCTCTCTCTGTCGGGACGCTGTCGCAGGCCGTTCGACGCGAGATACGTCGCATGAATGCGGCAGCGTAA
- a CDS encoding SDR family NAD(P)-dependent oxidoreductase, translating to MDLTLAGKRALVTGSSSGIGAEIARMLAYEGVKVVIHGRDVGRAGRLLEEIRATDGDAELALGDLTTDDGTLSVIACVDLGGGRERSRELFTGATGSPV from the coding sequence ATGGATCTGACACTTGCAGGCAAACGCGCGCTGGTGACCGGCAGTAGCTCGGGCATCGGTGCAGAGATTGCAAGGATGTTGGCGTACGAAGGTGTGAAGGTCGTGATTCACGGCCGAGACGTGGGGCGCGCAGGCCGTTTGTTGGAAGAGATCCGCGCAACGGATGGCGATGCTGAGCTCGCGCTGGGGGACCTCACCACGGATGACGGCACATTGTCCGTGATTGCCTGCGTAGATCTGGGGGGCGGGCGGGAGCGTAGCCGGGAGTTGTTCACGGGAGCGACCGGTTCGCCGGTCTGA
- a CDS encoding hydrolase, which yields MLTPQNSVVAIIDIQPQMVFGVASADRQSIIDANLVFAKAARAFGVPTVLSGVESSSFSGALLPQLQAVFPDHTPIERSSMNAWDDADFQRAILATGRRNLVLAGLWTETCVALPTVQALHDGFNVFVVEDACGDVSELAHRNAMQRVVQAGAKPVTALSVMLEWQRDWAIRETYDAVVDIVKTHCGAYGVGLEYATTMVHGGATTPWPPYTPRLVAGVPT from the coding sequence CTGCTTACCCCGCAGAACTCGGTGGTTGCCATCATCGATATTCAGCCTCAGATGGTTTTCGGAGTCGCCAGTGCGGACCGCCAGTCCATCATCGATGCGAACCTGGTTTTTGCAAAGGCCGCACGCGCCTTTGGTGTGCCCACGGTGCTTTCGGGCGTGGAGAGTTCAAGCTTCAGTGGTGCCCTCCTGCCGCAGCTGCAGGCCGTGTTCCCGGACCATACGCCGATCGAGCGTAGTTCCATGAATGCGTGGGACGATGCGGACTTTCAACGCGCGATACTCGCAACCGGCCGGCGCAATCTTGTACTGGCCGGACTCTGGACGGAAACGTGTGTCGCCCTGCCAACCGTCCAGGCGCTGCACGATGGCTTCAACGTGTTCGTGGTCGAGGATGCATGCGGCGACGTGAGTGAACTGGCGCACCGCAATGCGATGCAGCGCGTCGTTCAGGCCGGCGCAAAGCCGGTCACGGCGCTCTCGGTCATGCTTGAATGGCAGCGTGACTGGGCTATCCGAGAGACATACGATGCAGTCGTCGACATCGTGAAGACCCACTGTGGTGCCTACGGCGTGGGTCTTGAATATGCGACCACGATGGTCCATGGCGGCGCGACGACGCCGTGGCCTCCGTATACGCCTCGCCTTGTTGCTGGCGTACCGACATGA
- a CDS encoding amidohydrolase produces the protein MTVASLLLTNARIHTMDSQRPNGAALAAHNGRVLAVGSAREIEPYRGAGTLEIDAAGRTVIPGLIDSHIHSIRGGLNYNLELRWDGVPALADALRMLRAQAARTPPGHWVRVIGGWNEFQFAERRLPTLDEINAAAPETPVFILYLYGFALLNRAALAAVGYTRDTPDPPGGEIQRNKAGHPTGLLLAKPNASILYSTLAKGPRLSFDDQVNSSRHFNRELNRLGVTSVIDAGGGFQNYPEDYRVVEALHASGELTVRIAYNLFTQKPGGELSDFQRWAGLVRPGDGDAFYRMNGAGEMLVFSAADFENFLEPRPDLSPTLESDLEAVVRHLVAQRWPFRLHATYDESIARFLDVFERVERDVPFNGLRWWFDHAETISPRSLERTAALGGGVAIQHRMAFQGEHFVARHGAAAAEAAPPVRRMLEMGLRVGAGTDATRVASYNPWVGLYWLVSGRTVGGTAIHPRRNRLSRLEALRLFTHGSAWFSGEDADKGTLAPGMLADFAMLSSDFFSVPEDEIKRIDSLLTVVNGRVVHAAGPYAQLAPPIPPVRPDWSPVAHREDTPVGAPSGHACHGPPNAGMRRHSNHAHGGHGLGAVGFAGSGCDCFVF, from the coding sequence ATGACCGTCGCCAGCCTGCTGCTGACCAACGCTCGCATCCACACGATGGATTCGCAGCGGCCGAACGGCGCTGCACTCGCCGCGCACAACGGTCGTGTGCTGGCAGTCGGCTCAGCGCGAGAAATCGAACCGTATCGCGGTGCAGGGACGCTCGAGATCGATGCTGCGGGCCGCACCGTCATTCCGGGGCTCATCGATTCGCACATCCACAGTATCCGCGGAGGCCTTAACTACAATCTCGAGCTGCGGTGGGACGGCGTTCCAGCGCTCGCAGACGCCCTGCGGATGCTGCGGGCACAGGCTGCGCGCACGCCGCCCGGCCACTGGGTGCGCGTCATTGGCGGCTGGAACGAGTTCCAGTTCGCCGAGCGGCGGTTGCCGACTCTCGACGAGATCAATGCGGCCGCCCCCGAAACACCGGTGTTCATCCTCTACCTCTACGGCTTCGCGCTGTTGAATCGCGCTGCGCTGGCCGCCGTAGGCTACACGCGCGACACGCCGGATCCACCAGGCGGGGAGATCCAGCGGAATAAGGCAGGGCATCCAACCGGGCTGCTCCTGGCGAAGCCCAATGCGAGCATCCTCTACTCGACGCTCGCCAAGGGACCGCGCCTGTCGTTCGACGACCAGGTCAATTCGTCGCGCCACTTCAATCGGGAGCTGAACCGGCTGGGGGTCACCAGTGTGATCGACGCGGGTGGCGGCTTTCAGAACTACCCGGAGGATTACCGGGTCGTCGAGGCACTGCACGCGAGCGGTGAGCTGACGGTGCGCATCGCGTACAACCTTTTCACGCAGAAGCCGGGTGGAGAGTTGTCCGACTTCCAGCGCTGGGCCGGTCTGGTACGGCCAGGCGATGGCGACGCCTTCTACCGCATGAATGGCGCGGGCGAAATGTTGGTCTTCTCTGCGGCCGACTTCGAAAACTTCCTCGAACCACGGCCGGACCTGTCTCCGACCCTCGAGTCGGACCTCGAGGCGGTGGTACGTCACCTCGTGGCGCAGCGGTGGCCGTTTCGACTGCATGCTACCTATGATGAATCGATCGCGCGATTCCTCGACGTGTTTGAGCGGGTGGAGCGCGATGTGCCCTTCAACGGACTTCGTTGGTGGTTCGACCACGCCGAGACGATTTCACCGCGCAGCCTCGAGCGTACCGCTGCGCTTGGCGGTGGCGTAGCCATCCAGCACCGCATGGCCTTTCAGGGCGAACACTTCGTGGCACGTCACGGCGCAGCAGCGGCCGAGGCCGCACCGCCAGTGCGGCGGATGCTCGAGATGGGACTGCGCGTGGGGGCGGGGACGGACGCGACGCGTGTTGCCAGTTACAACCCGTGGGTCGGCCTCTACTGGCTCGTGAGCGGACGTACGGTGGGAGGCACCGCCATTCATCCTCGGCGCAACCGATTGAGCCGTCTCGAAGCGCTGCGCCTCTTTACGCACGGCAGTGCGTGGTTCTCAGGTGAGGACGCGGACAAGGGAACACTCGCGCCCGGTATGCTCGCGGATTTCGCGATGCTGTCGAGCGACTTCTTCAGCGTGCCCGAGGACGAAATCAAGCGGATCGACTCGCTGCTGACGGTAGTGAATGGACGGGTTGTGCATGCTGCCGGCCCCTATGCGCAACTCGCCCCACCGATCCCACCGGTGCGGCCCGACTGGTCACCTGTCGCGCACCGAGAGGATACCCCCGTTGGGGCCCCTTCCGGCCATGCGTGCCATGGCCCGCCCAACGCGGGCATGCGTCGACACTCGAATCATGCACACGGGGGCCATGGGCTCGGCGCCGTCGGCTTCGCCGGCAGCGGCTGCGACTGCTTCGTGTTCTAG
- a CDS encoding antibiotic biosynthesis monooxygenase has product MTPTTDHPRGASVSPPAKLVIERRVRPGREREFEVWVRALIHSASAANAHEGSSVLDAGGGEYFVLVRFASPEALDRWRESDEVVALSADGDTLSTAVDWPIVRSGLETWFTAPGHRSRVAPRWKMALVTWCALMPQVLLLSVVMPEGIPLVLGVGLTTAISVSMLTWVVMPRLTALLAGWLFSPDQEGARAVRA; this is encoded by the coding sequence ATGACACCCACTACCGATCACCCGCGCGGTGCGTCGGTGTCACCGCCCGCCAAGCTCGTGATCGAGAGACGCGTGCGACCCGGTAGGGAGCGCGAGTTCGAGGTCTGGGTGCGTGCCTTGATCCACAGCGCGTCGGCGGCCAACGCGCACGAGGGCTCGAGTGTGCTGGACGCTGGCGGCGGCGAATACTTCGTGCTCGTGCGCTTCGCGAGTCCGGAAGCACTCGACCGCTGGCGCGAGTCCGACGAGGTCGTCGCCTTGAGCGCGGACGGAGATACGCTTTCAACCGCGGTAGACTGGCCAATCGTTCGCAGCGGCCTCGAAACCTGGTTTACGGCGCCTGGGCACCGATCGCGTGTCGCGCCACGGTGGAAGATGGCGTTGGTGACGTGGTGCGCGTTGATGCCGCAGGTGCTCCTGCTCAGCGTTGTCATGCCTGAGGGTATTCCACTCGTGCTCGGCGTCGGACTGACCACTGCGATCTCGGTCTCTATGCTCACCTGGGTCGTGATGCCGCGCCTGACCGCGCTCCTCGCCGGATGGTTGTTCAGCCCCGATCAGGAAGGCGCGCGCGCGGTTCGGGCGTGA